A DNA window from Setaria viridis chromosome 2, Setaria_viridis_v4.0, whole genome shotgun sequence contains the following coding sequences:
- the LOC117846451 gene encoding very-long-chain aldehyde decarbonylase GL1-9 gives MVPWEGYASDETMGTFAPIVLYWVYAGGYQLILHRRPLERYRLHTRAEEEEKNLVSLPAVVRGVLLQQLVQAIVAMILFMVTSDSSVTVVQPPIVVQIFQFLIAMLVMDSWQYFVHRYMHQNKFLYRHIHSQHHRLIVPYAIGALYNHPLEGLLLDTLGGAISFLVSGMTPRTAVFFFCFAVLKTVDDHCGLWLPYNIFQNLFQNNTAYHDIHHQLQGTKYNYSQPFFSIWDRILGTHMPYNLVSRKEGGFEARPSRD, from the exons ATGGTGCCGTGGGAAGGGTACGCGAGCGACGAGACGATGGGCACCTTCGCGCCCATCGTGCTCTACTGGGTGTACGCCGGCGGCTACCAGCTGATCCTGCACCGCCGGCCGCTCGAGCGGTACAGACTCCACACGcgggctgaggaggaggagaagaacctCGTCAGCCTCCCCGCCGTCGTCCGGGGCGTGCTCCTGCAGCAGCTCGTGCAGGCCATCGTCGCGATGATCCTGTTCATG GTCACTTCGGATAGCTCAGTAACTGTAGTTCAGCCACCTATCGTCGTTCAGATCTTTCAGTTTTTAATCGCAATGCTCGTGATGGATTCATGGCAATATTTTGTGCATCGCTACATGCACCAAAACAAGTTCCTCTACCGGCACATCCACTCTCAGCATCATCGTCTCATTGTTCCATATGCAATTGGGGCTCTCTACAACCATCCATTGGAGGGGCTACTTTTGGACACCTTAGGTGGTGCCATCTCCTTCTTGGTATCTGGTATGACACCAAGAACGGCCGTGTTCTTCTTCTGTTTTGCTGTCCTCAAGACAGTCGACGATCACTGTGGACTTTGGTTGCCCTACAACATCTTCCAGAACTTGTTTCAAAATAATACCGCCTATCATGACATCCACCATCAGCTCCAAGGAACAAAATACAATTACTCCCAGCCCTTCTTCTCAATCTGGGACAGAATACTCGGGACCCACATGCCGTACAACTTAGTGAGCAGGAAGGAAGGTGGGTTCGAAGCAAGACCGTCGCGAGACTAG
- the LOC117845521 gene encoding developmentally-regulated G-protein 3, which translates to MATVMQKIKDIEDEMARTQKNKATAHHLGLLKAKLAKLRRELLTPTSKGGGGAGEGFDVTKSGDARVGLVGFPSVGKSTLLNKLTGTFSEVAAYEFTTLTCIPGVIMYKGAKIQLLDLPGIIEGAKDGKGRGRQVISTARTCNVILIVLDAIKPITHKRLIEKELEGFGIRLNKTPPNLTFRKKDKGGINFTSTVTNTHLDLETVKAICSEYRIHNADVSLRYDATADDLIDVIEGSRIYTPCIYVVNKIDQITLEELEILDKLPHYCPISAHLEWNLDGLLEKVWEYLDLVRIYTKPKGLNPDYEDPVIVSSKKKTVEDFCNRIHKDMVKQFKYALVWGSSVKHKPQRVGKEHELEDEDVVQIIKKI; encoded by the exons ATGGCGACCGTCATGCAGAAGATCAAGGACATCGAGGATGAG ATGGCAAGGACGCAGAAGAACAAAGCCACTGCTCACCATCTTGGCCTTTTGAAG GCTAAACTTGCAAAATTACGGCGGGAGTTGCTCACTCCAACATCGAAaggtggtggcggtgcaggTGAAGGATTTGATGTCACAAAAAGTGGAGATGCACGTGTTGGTTTAGTTGGCTTTCCTTCTGTTGGGAAATCAACATTGCTGAACAAGTTGACAGGAACATTTTCTGAG gTTGCTGCTTACGAGTTTACAACTTTAACATGTATTCCTGGAGTCATCATGTATAAAGGTGCCAAAATCCAG CTTCTAGATCTTCCCGGGATCATTGAAGGTGCTAAAGATGGAAAGGGTAGAGGAAGGCAG GTTATCAGCACGGCTAGGACATGCAATGTTATTTTGATTGTTCTTGATGCTATAAAACCAATAACCCACAAACGTCTCATTGAGAAGGAACTTGAGGGATTTGGAATTAG GTTGAACAAGACACCACCCAATTTGACATTCAGAAAAAAGGACAAGGGTGGAATCAACTTTACATCAACAGTGACAAACACACACTTGGACCTTGAGACAGTAAAAGCCATCTGTAGTGAGTACAGGATCCATAATGCCGATGTCTCCCTGAGATATGATGCAACAGCAGATGATCTCATAGATGTAATTGAAGGAAGCCGCATTTACACACCTTGCATCTATGTTGTCAACAAGATTGATCAGATAACTCTCGAAGAGCTGGAAATCTTGGACAAACTTCCCCATTACTGCCCAATTAG TGCTCATCTTGAGTGGAATCTTGATGGACTTCTGGAGAAGGTATGGGAATACTTAGATTTGGTTAGGATATACACAAAACCGAAAGGGCTGAACCCAGATTACGAGGATCCTGTTATTGTGTCATCTAAGAAGAAAACAGTGGAAGACTTCTGCAACAGAATCCACAAGGATATGGTGAAACAATTTAAATA TGCTCTGGTATGGGGTTCCAGCGTCAAACATAAGCCACAGAGAGTTGGCAAG GAGCATGAGCTTGAGGACGAGGATGTTGTCCAGATCATTAAGAAAATATAG
- the LOC140221744 gene encoding uncharacterized protein: MPHHRHHQGGAAAADEEAPSPRPSAAGCYAFLTRSHHRASGGYRRLDSALALEGAAAAVRVEVGTTRERAKSVFHVEPAVLEAGPVRRLLAAAGRRAPGGGVAVAVDALLFEHLLWLATKAGASGKEGVGGEDDSAAADDLSEIVEFYSQDDDDDDDNGGF; this comes from the coding sequence ATGCCGCACCACCGGCATCAtcagggcggcgcggcggccgcggacgaGGAGGCCCCGTCGCCGCGGCCCTCGGCCGCCGGCTGCTACGCGTTCCTCACCCGCTCCCACCACCGCGCGTCGGGGGGCTACCGCCGCCTCGACTCCGCGCTGGCGCTCGAGGGCGCTGCAGCCGCGGTGAGGGTGGAGGTCGGGACGACGAGGGAGCGGGCGAAGAGCGTGTTCCACGTCGAACCCGCCGTGCTGGAGGCCGGGCCGGTGCGCCGGCTGCTGGCGGCCGCGGGGAGGcgggcgcccggcggcggggtcgcggTGGCCGTGGACGCACTGCTGTTCGAGCACCTGCTGTGGCTCGCGACCAAGGCCGGCGCCAGCGGCAAAGAGGGGGTGGGCGGTGAAGATGACTCCGCGGCCGCTGATGACCTGTCGGAGATCGTGGAGTTCTACTcgcaggacgacgacgacgacgacgacaacggcGGGTTCTGA
- the LOC117844632 gene encoding uncharacterized protein, whose amino-acid sequence MRGGKNRRAARDGAAADADDAARPAASCMAATIVAVVVLLVVASALLYLLSPPGAPGGGGGGEGKGAPREPVELAIGIAGHEHWLDALRAWAKLACFKLRPAEPRYDVLRSPASVKMAAKESLEMGKETVRHSAESAARATEEALERTTEKVKRKVSLSPSPSARRRDGDL is encoded by the exons ATGCGCGGCGGCAAGAACAGGCGCGCGGCGagagacggcgccgccgccgacgcggacgACGCCGCGCGGCCCGCGGCGAGCTGCATGGCCGCCACCATCgtagccgtcgtcgtcctcctcgtcgtggCGTCGGCACTCCTGTACCTGCTGTcgccgccgggggcgccgggcggcggcggtggcggggaggggaagggcgCGCCTCGTGAGCCGGTGGAGCTGGCGATCGGCATCGCCGGCCACGAGCACTGGCTCGACGCGCTCCGCGCCTGGGCGAAGCTGGCGTGCTTCAAGCTCCGCCCGGCCGAGCCGCG GTACGACGTGCTGCGGAGCCCGGCGTCGGTGAAGATGGCGGCCAAGGAAAGCCTGGAGATGGGCAAGGAGACGGTGAGGCACTCGGCGGAGTCGGCGGCCAGGGCAACCGAGGAGGCCCTGGAGAGGACCACGGAGAAGGTCAAGAGGAAGGTCTCGCTCTCCCCCTCGCCGTCAGCGCGCCGCCGTGATGGAGACCTCTGA
- the LOC117843812 gene encoding vacuolar protein-sorting-associated protein 11 homolog, translating into MYQWRKFEFFEEKAVSRGGGGSSSAAVPAEIAGRVTCSSGGRGRVAVGCDDGTVGLLDRGFRLSYGFQAHASSVLFLQQLKQKNVLVTVGDDDQSSSQSSAICLKVFDLDKVQEEGSSTTAPFCVQILRVFTDQFPQAKITSFMVLEEAPPILLIAIGLDNGFIYCIKGDIARERITRFKLQVEADGSTSLPITGLGFRVEGQAHQLFAVTPSSVSLFSLHVQPPRRQTLDQIGCQTNAVAMSDRMDLIIGRPEAVYFYEVDGRGPCWAFDGEKKFVGWFRGYLLCIIEDQRTQKGTLNVYDLKNRLIAHSMPVGDVSHLVCEWGYIILIMADKKILCIGEKDMESKLDMLFKKNLYTVAINLVQSQQADPASTAEVLRKYGDHLYGKQEYDEAMSQYIHTIGHLEPSYVIQKFLDAKRIYNLTNYLEKLHDRGLASKDHTTLLLNCYTKLKDVEKLNDFIKDEDGIGEIKFDVETAIRVCRAAGYHEHAMFVAKKAGRHELYLKILLEDLGRYDEALQYISSLEANQAGLTVKEYGKILVEHRPAETVEILLRLCTDVGDPTTRRGSNSMHLLMIPSPMDFVNIFVHSPQYLMEFLENYIKAVKDSPAQTEIHNTLLELYISNDLSFPSISQENGFDNHNNKETKGKETANGYKSGTREKANLGKEDTKIAKNIVDRRRKGLALLKSAWTSEMEDPLYDVDLALILCNTHAFKDGLLFLYEKLKLYKEVISCYKQAHDHQGLIACCKKLGDSSQGGDPSLWGDLLKYFGELGEDCSKEVKEVLTYIEKEDVVPPIVVLQTLSKNPCLTLSVVKDYIARKLEQESKLIEDDRKSIDKYQEETELMKREIEDLKTNAKVFQLSKCTACTFTLDLPAVHFMCMHSFHLRCLGDNEKECPECAPEYRSVMEAKQKLEQNARDHDLFFRQLRGSKDGFSVIADYFSKGIVSKTTVPPENSR; encoded by the exons ATGTACCAGTGGCGCAAGTTCGAGTTCTTCGAGGAGAAGGCGgtcagccgcggcggcggggggtcgtcgtccgccgccgtgccggccgAGATCGCGGGCCGCGTCACCTGCTCctcgggcggccgcggccgcgtcgcGGTGGGGTGCGACGACGGCACCGTGGGCCTCCTCGACCGCGGGTTCCGACTCTCCTACGGCTTCCAGGCCCACGCCTCCTCCGTCCTCTTCCTCCAGCAGCTCAAG CAAAAAAATGTTCTTGTCACGGTTGGAGATGATGATCAGTCATCTTCGCAATCATCGGCAATATGTCTCAAGGTTTTCGACCTTGATAAAGTACAAGAAGAGGGATCAAGTACAACAGCTCCTTTCTGTGTTCAAATTCTGCGTGTCTTCACTGACCAGTTTCCTCAAGCAAAG ATTACATCGTTTATGGTTCTAGAAGAAGCACCACCTATACTGTTGATTGCCATTGGACTGGACAATGGTTTCATTTATTGCATCAAAGGAGACATCGCACGTGAGCGTATTACACGCTTCAAGTTGCAGGTTGAGGCTGATGGCAGCACTAGTTTGCCTATCACTGGTCTTGGTTTCCGAGTTGAGGGGCAAGCACATCAGCTTTTTGCTGTAACTCCTAGCTCTGTATCCTTGTTCAGCTTGCATGTTCAACCACCAAGGAGGCAAACACTTGATCAGATTGGTTGCCAGACCAATGCTGTGGCAATGAGTGACCGAATG GATCTGATTATTGGTAGACCTGAAGCTGTGTATTTCTATGAAGTCGATGGTAGGGGTCCTTGCTGGGCATTTGATGGTGAGAAGAAGTTTGTAGGTTGGTTTCGAGGTTATTTACTTTGCATTATTGAAGATCAGAGGACTCAGAAGGGTACCCTTAATGTTTATGATCTTAAGAATCGGCTTATTGCGCATAGCATGCCTGTGGGGGATGTTTCGCACTTGGTCTGTGAGTGGGGTTATATTATTCTTATTATGGCTGACAAAAAAATTCTGTGCATTGGAGAAAAAGACATGGAAAGTAAGCTTGATATGTTGTTCAAGAAAAATCTTTATACAGTTGCAATCAATCTTGTACAAAGTCAGCAGGCAGATCCTGCTTCAACTGCTGAGGTGCTGCGGAAGTATGGTGACCATCTGTATGGGAAACAGGAATATGATGAGGCTATGTCCCAGTATATCCACACTATTGGTCATCTTGAACCATCATATGTTATACAGAAGTTCCTTGATGCAAAGCGCATCTACAACTTGACAAATTATTTAGAGAAGTTACATGATAGAGGGTTAGCATCCAAAGACCACACCACCCTTCTGTTGAACTGCTATACCAAATTGAAAGATGTGGAGAAACTTAACGATTTCATCAAAGATGAAGATGGGATAGGTGAAATCAAGTTTGATGTGGAAACTGCCATAAGAGTATGTCGTGCTGCTGGATATCATGAACATGCTATGTTTGTGGCAAAAAAGGCTGGGAGGCATGAGTTGTACTTGAAGATTTTACTTGAGGATCTGGGTAGATATGATGAGGCACTGCAATATATATCTAGCCTTGAGGCAAATCAAGCAGGTCTTACTGTAAAAGAATATGGGAAAATTCTTGTGGAACATAGACCTGCTGAAACAGTTGAAATACTGTTAAGGCTCTGCACAGATGTTGGAGATCCTACGACAAGAAGAGGTTCAAACAGCATGCACTTGCTTATGATACCGTCGCCCATGGATTTCGTGAATATATTTGTGCACAGCCCACAATATCTGATGGAATTTCTGGAAAATTATATCAAAGCAGTCAAGGACTCGCCTGCGCAAACAGAAATTCATAACACCCTTCTAGAGCTTTATATTTCAAATGATTTGAGCTTCCCATCTATCTCACAAGAAAATGGCTTTGACAATCACAATAACAAAGAGACAAAAGGTAAAGAAACTGCAAATGGTTATAAGTCAGGAACAAGGGAGAAAGCAAATCTTGGAAAAGAAGATACTAAAATAGCAAAGAATATTGTTGATAGGAGAAGGAAAGGGCTTGCATTACTCAAGTCTGCTTGGACATCTGAGATGGAAGATCCTTTGTATGATGTTGACCTTGCTCTTATTCTTTGTAATACACATGCATTCAAAGATGGATTGCTCTTTCTATATGAGAAACTAAAACTTTACAAAGAAGTTATTAGTTGTTACAAGCAAGCTCATGATCATCAAGGTTTAATTGCATGCTGCAAGAAGCTGGGGGACTCATCTCAAGGAGGGGATCCATCTCTGTGGGGTGACCTGTTGAAGTATTTTGGGGAGCTTGGGGAAGATTGTTCTAAAGAAGTTAAAGAGGTCTTGACCTACATTGAAAAGGAGGATGTTGTGCCTCCCATTGTTGTGCTACAGACACTATCAAAAAACCCATGCTTGACGCTCTCAGTTGTCAAGGATTACATTGCTCGCAAACTTGAGCAAGAATCAAAGTTAATTGAAGATGACAGAAAATCCATTGACAAGTATCAG GAGGAGACGGAATTGATGAAAAGGGAGATTGAAGATCTCAAGACAAACGCGAAAGTTTTCCAACTCAGCAAGTGTACTGCTTGTACTTTCACCCTTGATCTTCCAGCTGTCCATTTCATGTGCATGCATTCATTCCACCTCCGCTGCCTTGGGGACAATGAAAAAGAATGCCCGGAATGTGCACCTGAATATAGATCTGTTATGGAGGCAAAGCAGAAGCTAGAACAAAACGCCAGGGACCATGACCTGTTTTTCAGGCAGTTGAGGGGTTCGAAGGATGGGTTTTCCGTGATCGCAGACTATTTTAGCAAGGGCATAGTAAGCAAGACAACCGTACCGCCTGAGAACAGCCGATAG